GTATCGGGAACAATACCACAACCGCGTTCTTCGGGTTCTTCTTGAAAGAAACCACCGCAGTACCCTTGCCACCCACAGAGGCAGCGCCATTGATATCAAATACAGGAAGCGAAAGCGTCACGCCATTATAATTAAACTCGGGACGCGAGATCATCACAGAGCCGGAAGGATATTTTGACCACACGCCACCGCCCTCGTACGCTACTATCCTGTCGCCGAGCTGATATTCCACCTTCCCCATTGGCATTGTGAAACTAAAAATGCCGCCGTTCACCACGATATAACTTGGGCTTGTGCTGTTCGGCTCAACCGTCAGGGCACCGCCGCCGAGATTGATGTTGGTTGTCTGCAGCGGCGAATCCCCGAGAACTGCCCTGCTTGCGTGGGAGTCGAGCACCGTAAAGGTCTGCTCAGCATTCTTAAGATTTGCCGTGTCCTGCAGGCTGAGAATCGAAGGCACGCCGTAGAGGGCTATCATGCTCACTCCGAGAACGGTTATGCCCAGGATGATCATATGACCTACAATCTCTGCCTCTGCTCTTTCGTATGTTAGTAGTTTCATACAATTCCAGTGTTCAGTTGAATATTCAATATATAAACATCGATATTATTTGTTGTTGCCAGTTTTACGGTGCAACTTCCAGATGATTCGCTTGAGATGCAATACTGCCAGAACATTACATTGCCGAAATAAGTCTTCCACCCATTCCAGTAACTGCTACTGATATTTACCGTGATATTACTGACGTTTCTATACAAAATAACCCCAGGCGCACCGCTTGCCGTAACCCTGCTTATACCATATCCACCTATGGATGAGGTTCCTAACATTGTAACAACAGGTATGACAAGCACATTGCTGCGGTTTGTAATAAGCGGCTTAGAGACAAGGAGGGTGTTGCCGCCGGGATACTTCGCCCATACACCTGTGCCTTCGTAAGCAATCACGGTGTTTCCTACGGTGCTTTCAATACTGCGCATCTGTGTGGTGTAAACCAGTGTTACATTATTACCTGTCGAATCTATTGCAGTTATATTAATCGTGCTGCTCCCATTAACGCTCAGCGTTCCCCCATACACCTTAAGCTCCACGCTCTGGGAGGGTGTCTGCCCGAGCACTATTTTATTAATGTTCGCAGCTAAAACAATAAAGCTCTGCTTTGTATTTTCAATATTATTTGCATCCTGTGCATTCTTCACCATAGGATAGCCTGCAACCCCTATAATTCCTATGAAAAACACAAGGATTCCAAGGATTGTGACAAAGTCCACTACTTCGGAGACTGCATCTTCAGAGTAAAGAAGTTTTATTATTTTCATTGTCCTCCGATTTTAATCGTATTATCGGTTCTGCTGTAAATAAATTTATAATTCTGAGCGCTGCTGTATATTGGAGTCTGATTAATGCTGGATGAAGTGTTGAAAGGAATCCATGTTTGAGCGCCGTTATCAGTCGTAAGTATTATCTGTTTGGTGTTGGTTATATTGACTGAATAGCCCTCATCCGCTATGGATGCAGGAATCGAGAAATCGTATTCAAGACTGTTCACAGTGCCGCCGTAGGAATTGCTTATGTTCACCAGCGTGTCCATTGTGGTTATCCTGACGGCAAGCTCGCTTCCCAGGATTTCAAAGCTACTCTGCATGGCTGCTTTTTCGGAATTCTGCGAAAGTGTATAAAAAGAGAGGACAAGAGAACAGAAAACCACCACGGAAATGGAGAACATCAGTATGAAACCCAATGAGATGGATACCGCATCCTCATTTTTTATCAGGTTTTCAGGTCTCATATAATCACCACGGGACCGAAACGGGAATCGTGAGATTTGCGCGCACCCTGCTGGTTGAAAACGCTACTGTGGCATTCAGGATGTAATCGCGGGCGCGGATGAAGTTACTGCCGTAGGTGGTGTTGCCTGTTATGCTGTAATTCCCAGTAACATTGGCACCGTTTACGAAAGAGATATTATACGCTGATGTTATATTTGCCTTGATTTGAGCGTTATTAACAGTGCGATTTCCAAGGGAAGTGAAGTTTATTTGCCAAGTTTTTGTTGCGTTTTTAATACTTATATTAAAGGGAGTTGTTATTGCAGTTATATTGACGAATATCGTTGCATTATTAACACTTTCAATCACAGTCCAATTAGGTGCGCCGCCTGCCATCCCGTTTTTTGTGAAATAAGCATAAAGATTATTATTCCAGTTGCCGATATCCCAGCTCCCGTTCACACCACCCCCGTGCAGCGCATAAATCTCTGATAAATTCCCATTGAAATCTTGCATTTGTCTGCTAAAATTGGCAATCTTCTGGGTTATGGTTGTCCCATTTGCGCTACTGTATGCGCTTTTCATTTCATCTGCTGTAATTTGCATCATGTTCACGATTTCATATTTTACAGGATCGCTTCCTGCTTCGCCAGCCATATTTCCCTGGAATATGATGTTGTTAAACAAAATCGTGGTAATCACAAGACCGAGAGCGATAATAAAGCCTGCCAGCAGCATAAATTGAGCGTCCCGGTTATCTATTAGTCCCATCACATTCTCCATAAAGTAAGCTTAACATCGACAATATTATACAGATTGGTAGAAGGGTCGATATCCTCAATCGGGTAATTCGGATTGTTGTTTGGATTAGGGTTGTCGCTGCTATACAATACGATCTTCCTAGAAACTATAACGGCATTGTCTGAAGGGTCACCGTTGTATATCATTGTCTGGCTTGTAGGTAAAAAAGTACTGTTATCGAGAAAAATCAGCTCCACGTTATGGGCAATCCCCTGCCCGATTAGAGTGGCGTTCAGGATTGCTGTCAGATTGTTTGTTAGATTATTCGACTGATCGATTTGACCATAGCTCAGTTGAAGGTACTGTGTTCCGTTCCATATATATTCGCTGCCGCTCCAGTTCAGCACATCATATTTGAGTTTTGAATTGTATCCAGGCTCGGAATAATCCAGCGCGCTTAAAATATCCTGCCCAAGCGCCTGAAGCTCGGTCTCTGCATGCACATTTGCGGTTGAGGAGGTCAGCGGCGTCATCGAAGTTGCATCAATGGCATATACTATAACAAGAAGCATGATTGTGGCTGCCGCCACGCCCTCAAGCGTATGCATCTGGGCTTTTTCGTCCAGCATTACCATACCCTCACAGAAAGAATGGCTGTTTGATTATAGCCTGAAGAAGAATTTATAATCAATACCAGACGTTTGGTCTGCGCTATATCTGTATTCTCGGGGACAGGCGCACCACAAACTAATGGGAGACCCATATCGCTTACAGTACCATTTGGATAGGTAAAGCTTTGATTCATCACAGTTCCGTTTAGGTAAGCAACCGTTACATTCATGTCAAAAAATGTTTGTTTGATAAATAGCCCGAGTGAACAAAGCGCATTATTATAGTTTGCCGAGCCCATGGATTTGCCCGCACAGGGCACAAAACTCGAAGTTTTGTTGGAATAATTCAACTGTGTATTATTGAAATTATACAGTTTGCTCTGGTCTATAACATTCAGCGCCCCTGATGTATCCGCATGGAGCATTTGCTCCACCAGCAACGTGGCTGCCCTGTCCGCAGCCAGTGCAGCTTTATCCGAGCCTGACTGGAAGGGTATGAATAAACCCGATACAAACTGGAATACAAAAACAACAGAAAGGAGAAATATCCCTATGCCTGCGATGTAGTCTATGGTCATCTGGGCAGAATCGCTTTTCACAGGTTAGACTTGGTTTTCAATCTAAATAAGACTTCTCATTATTATGCTTATGAAAGTATGATCAAAGAAAATTGCATTTCATCCAGGCAGGTAAAAATATAAAAATTGTTCACCGGATTTAAGTGGTCAGAACAATCTCGATGCTTATATCCTTGGGCACCTGTATGCGCATCAACTGGCGCAGCGCCCGCTCATCCGCATCAAGGTCAATGAGCCTCTTATGCACACGCATCTCCCAGTGGTCCCATGTGGCGCTTCCCTCGCCGTCAGGGCTTTTCCTGCACGGCACCATTAATTTTTTTGTGGGCAGAGGCACAGGACCCGAGATGCTAACTCCGGTTTTTACTGCTATGTCTTTTACCTGGGAACAAATCCCATCAAGTGTAACAGGACTTGTCCCTGATAAACGTATTCTTGCCTTTTGAACCATTTTAAACTCCGTTTTAAAAATAGAAAATAGAGAATTACAGGCGCGGTTTAATATCCTGCACCATGCCTGCCGCAATGGTCATTCCCATATCCCGAACCGCAAAGCGTCCGAGCTGAGGGATATCTTTAACTTTTTCAATGCACAGCGGCTTGGTGGGTTTTATGATGACAATCGCTGCGTCGCCAGCCTTGATGAAATCAGGGTTTTCCTGCGCCACCTGACCGGTCTTGGGGTCAAGCTTCTTCAGTATGGCTGTGATCGTGCCTGCAACCTGCGCGGTATGGCAGTGTATTACAGGCGTATAGCCTGCCGCGATTGCTGATGGGTGCTGCAGCACAACGATCTGGGCGGTAAATTCTTCTGCCACCATAGGCGGTTTATCGGGATGCCCGCAGACATCGCCTCTTCTTATATCCTTTTTCTCAACACCTCTTACGTTCCATCCAATATTATCGCCTGGAATCGCTTCTTTGATCTCCTGGTGATGCATTTCAATGGATTTGACTTCGCCCACTGCCTTGGCGGGCATGAATATTACCTTGTCTCCGGGTTTCATCTTTCCGGTTTCAACACGCCCTACCGGCACCGTGCCAATACCAGAGATGGTATATGAGTCCTGCACAGGAATGCGCAGCGGCAGGCTTGTTGGCTTTTCAGGCTCTTTCAACATATCTAGAGCTGCCAGCAATGTCGGGCCTGTGTACCATTTGGTATTCTCACTCAGCTTGGCGAGATTATCTCCCTTGAAAGCAGATGTTGGGATGAAATTCATTTCGTCCGGCTTATAACCAACCATCTTGAGCAATGTGCCTAGTTCGGCTTTTACCGCATCGTATCTTGCCTTGTCAAAGTTTACTTCATCCATCTTGTTGAGGGCTATGATCAGCTGTTGAATACCAAGCGTTCTTGCAAGGAAAACGTGTTCTTTGGTCTGGGACTGAACACCCTCTTTGGCTGCGCAGACAAGTATGGCTGCATCGGCCTGAGATGCGCCTGTGATCATGTTCTTGACAAAGTCCCTGTGACCCGGGCAATCCACGATCGTGAAATAGTATTTTGCAGTATCGAATCGCTGGTGAGCGACGTCTATGGTGATACCCCTGTCCCTCTCTTCCTTGAGGGAGTCCATGACCCATGCGAAAACGAAGGATTCCTTGCCTTTCGCCTTTGCCTCTTCCTTATACTTTTCGATAATGTGCGGTGGTACAGCACCAGTCTCAAACAATAATCGTCCGACGAGGGTTGATTTCCCGTGGTCGATATGCCCGATGACTGCTAAATTTAAATGTGGTTTCTCTGCCATAATATTTCTCCTTTAATTTGTTACAATGTTTTGTGACCGTATTGTTGTTTTGGTTTTTAAACCTTGCGTTAGGGACTTATGAAATCGCTCGGTTTTGGCATTTCAAGTTTAAGTCCTCTCCTCTGCCTGATGCTCATCACGACTTCATTGAGCATGTTCCCAGGCACGGGTTCGAATCCCGCAAATTCCGTGCTCCACAGGGCTCTGCCTTCGGTTGCGGAGCGTATATCTCCTGAAAACCCGAACAATTGCGCAACAGGCGCCTTGGCTTCGATAATCGTGGTGTCGCCTTCTGATTTCATATCGAGTATAGCGCCGCGCCTTCCCTGAATCTCGCGCATCGCACCCCCCATCTGGTCCTGGGGCACGTGAATAAACACTTTCTGGAATGGTTCAAGCAGCGTCGCACCCGCCATGAGCATTGCAGCCTGGATAGCCTGTCTTGATGCAGGTATCACCTGAGCAGGTCCTCTGTGCACGGCATCTTCATGAAGTTTGGCATCCATCAATTTTACCTTAACTCCCATGACCGGCTCTCTGGACATCGGTCCTGCCTTCATGACTTCCTCAAAGCCTTCGAGAACGAGTTCCATAGTTTCATGCAGGTACTGGATGCCTTTGGTCATGTCGATGAAGATATTGGTCTCGTAGATATGGGTTATTCCCTTGGCTTCATCCTTGGTCATGCCAGCTTTCAACATGATATCCCTGCGTTCCACTTCCTGCTGCCTCATTGATATTTCATTATTTTTTATTAGTTCTATTACAGCAGGCGACAACGGTTCAACTTCCATGTAGAACTTATTATGGCGGTTGGGAGACTTACCTTCCACAGGTCCGGCGTGGCCCTGGACAGTTTCCCTGTAAACCACAATGGGTTTTGAGGTGGTGATCTCAACGTGCTTGTCGCGCTGGATGCGGTGAGCCACGATCTCAAGATGCAGTTCACCCATTCCAGCCAGCAGATGCTCTCCAGTCTCCTGGTTGATCATTACTTTAAGCGTGGGGTCTTCCTTTGCGACCTGCCTTAATACTTCAACGAGTTTGGGGAGGTCTTTCATGTGTTTTGCTTCCACAGCTACTGTCATAACCGGTTCGCTGACATGCCTTATGCTCTCAAAAGGCGTCATACTCTTTTCAGTGGACGCTGTCGAGCCTACGATAGCATCGGAAAGACCTGTTAATGCAATAATGTTGCCTGCAGTGACCTTTTCGACCTCGATACGCTCAGGACCCATGAAAAGCCCTACCGACTGTACCCTGTTCGGGTTTGGCATTCCTGAGATGTAAAGTTCTTTGCCGCGCTCGATTGTTCCTGAGAAAAGTCTTCCACTGGCTACCTCGCCCGCATGCGGGTCTGTGGTGATGTCCGTTACCATGAGGGCTACTTTGCCATTTGGATCTACGTTTATCATGGATTTTCCGATTTCACTTTCCTTATCGCCGTGCCAGATAACCTTGATTCTCTCTTTCTGTGCCTGAATCGGATTGGGCAGGAATCGTATAATCATATCGTTCATCACGGCACTGAGAGGTGCTTTTTCTGCAAGTTCCTTCTGGTTATCAGCCTGGCAGTATTCGATTACTTCCTTAAAACCGATGCCTGTCTTTTTCATGAAAGGAACGCTGATTGCCCAGTTGTTGAGTGCTGAACCAAATGCCACTTTCCCGGTAGCGGCGTCAAGTCGTAACTCGTCGTAACTATCAGGTTTCATACCTTTTATCAATTTATTGATTTTATCAATCACTGCCCCCAGGCGCATCTGCATATCCTGGGGCGTGAGCTTTAACTCGTTGATAAGCCTGTCAACCTTGTTAATAAAAAGTATGGGTTTTACGTTCTCACGCAGCGCCTGGCGCAGTACCGTCTCGGTCTGAGGCATCGCTCCTTCCACTGCGTCCACCAGTACCACGGCGCCGTCCACAGCCCTCATGGCGCGCGTAACGTCGCCGCCGAAGTCAACGTGTCCTGGCGTGTCGATAAGGTTGATGAGATATTCCTTGCCCTCAAACTCGTGCACCATCGAAACCGTGGCTGCATCGATGGTTATTCCGCGTTTTTGTTCTTCCTCGTCAAAGTCCATGAATAACTGCTCGCCTGCCAGCTCTTTTGAAATCATGCCTGCGCCGGCGAGTAGATTATCGGAGAATGTTGTTTTACCGTGGTCTATATGTGCAACCGTACCGATGTTTCGGATAAACTCAGGTTTATCCATCAGCGCAGTCACACGTTCGACCATTTTCTTTCTTTTGCCCATTACGAATTACCTCTTTTAGTGGAATTTTTTGTTCTCTATTATTCTATCCTATATAAACACTTTGAAAATTTGGAAAACATTAGGGGGAGTGGTTTTTGGCTTAAGCAACACCATCCTTTCTTCGGTTAAATAGAATTCCTTCCCGATTACCAAAATTGTTAAGTGATGCCTGAATAGTATTCTATTAATGAAAGTAAAACAAAGAATCGGTGATATACATCGAAATGAAGGCAATAATTACTGATGAAATGAGGCGAAGATATAACTTGGAAAAAGAGCACTTAACATGATACAGATAAAGGGTTGCTAATCTTGCCCACTCCTAAACTTGAAGCTGAAATGGGAAGTCTTAAAGAACTATTTGACAAAAAGGCAGGAGACGTGCTGCGCGAAGCCCGCAAAAAAGACAAATTGAGGGAAAGGGCACTGGAGGAACTTTGAACGACATATTTGATAGTGTTGATGCGGGTATTATGAACGTGTGAATGAGGATATAATGACCGGAAACACCAAAGAAAACCCGCATGAAGAGAAAATGCCTGTATTATTCATAGGGCATGGTTCGCCTCTTAATCTCATTTTAAAAAACAACTTCACCAGAAGCCTTTCAAAACTTGGGAAAAACTTACCCAGGCCGAAGGCAATAATGGTAATCTCGGCGCACTGGTTGACAGAGGGGACATCCGTTTCATGTATGGAAAAACCCAGGACTATTTATGATTTCTATGGATTTCCGGATGAGTTATATGAAATGGAATACCCGAGTCCTGGTTCACCCGGTTACGCCGGATTCGTAAAAGAATCAATACAAAAAGCGCAGGTAAAATGCAGCACCGACTGGGGACTTGACCATGCTTCGTGGGCTGTTTTAAGGCACATGTATCCTGAGGCGGATATTCCGGTATTTGAAATGAGCCTCGATTATTCTTTTAATGAATGGCACCCGAAACCGATAAGGTACCATTACGAGCTGGCATCCGAGCTTGCAGGATTAAGGGAAAGAGGGGTTTTAATCATAGGTAGCGGTAATATTGTACATAACCTTGGGTTAATTGATTTTGGAAATATAGATGCGAAGCCCTATGACTGGGCTGTGGAATTCGATGAGGAAGTAAAATATAATCTGCTCAATAACAATCATAAGGAGTTAATCAACTTTCAGGAAATGAAGGGGGCGGCATTATCAGTTCCGACGCTTGACCATTACCTTCCGATGATATATGCGATGGCTTTGCAGGTAAAAAATGAACCGCTGAAATTCACTTATGAAGGATTTCATTACGGTTCAATTTCCATGAGATGCTTCCAGATTGGATGAAATGGAGCAGAAGGGAGCGGCTTTACGGGCATGAAAATGCCTATCGCCACCGACCCCGGATTGAAATCCGAAAGGCATCGGCGTGGATGCTCGATGTTTTGTATTCTTAGAGTACTGCAGGATTCATTTTTTTGCAGCGCTGGGACTTTATTGAATTCGCAAGAGCATCGCTAAGCCCATTTTATTTACGTTTTGGAATAACGGGTTCTATAAAGAACAAAAAGAACACAAAAAACACATAATACAGCGGTTCTTTTAAGCTGTATCCTAAGAATCCTAAGAATCCTAAAAATCCCCAAAACCAATGTAATTTGACTTTTCCTGGTTTATTTTCCAAATTTTTTCCTCTTTCTTATTTGGGCACGACCACTTCATTTACTTTTGGGATATGCGCACTGAGGTTTCAGGTTTTGGGAGGTTGTTCTGGATTCTTATCGCTTTTTGAGAGCATAAGAACACTTATAGTCTTCAATCACTGTACAGAACGCCTCGAAACCGCAGCCATTTTTGGTGGCGTTTTTATAATGCTCAAATAATAGTCTACAAGCTCCTGCGTTTCCGGAGAGGATGGAGAAGATTCGTATTTGAGCGAATCAATCTCTTTCTTGATATCTTCGATTATCTCCGAAAAACGCTTTTTGTAATTAAGGGGAAAGGCAGGCGAATGAATGAGATATTTCAGGGTTTCTTCATCCGCAAATATCATTTTTTTGGTCCATTTTTCAATAGGCGTGCTCAGGCAGGAAATCGTATTCTTACCGGGCAAAGAAACGTAGTCGATTATGAAATGCATCGAAAGCAGGCTTAATGAAGTTATATCCCTTGTAAGAAATAGGTCGTTTGCGCTGAGAAAGGATAATTTCAATTCCGGAAAGTGCATCTTATGCTCATAGAGGATGACAAAGTTGTTGCGGGCTTTTCCGGTTCGCTTGTGAATAGTTCTTATGGGTATTGCATACGCATCAAGCCTTTCAAGAAGCCCGCTCTCACGATAATTAAACATCTTATTTAAGATAGTAATATTGTAGTATTTAATATTTCCCATGATTATATTAATGAATTAATTATTATCATTATGAGGCGTTTTCAATTTAATCCGTATCAGTCACCATACCCCGTACTTAATGATGATACACGGGCTTGTTATCGTTTTTTGCCTATAAACCTTCCTCACCAGCAGCGCAATTCTGCGTGGAAATGTATTTCTCAACCACTTCCCAGCCCTGCCCGACCGGGCCATGATAGCAGCCGGGAGCCCAGAGATGACCTTCACACCATTCCCTGAGATGCGGAAATTCCTGTCTCTATATCCTGCTTGATCTTCCTTTGATTTTCTTAGCGAAAATGGGTGCACACAGTCAACATTTCGATTTCATTCGCATAACCCGTTTCACAGGAATTAACATGGACACCTGCTGCTGATATTTCCTGTACTCTTCACCGAAAACAGAGAGCAACCTTCTCTCTTCGATAAATGCTCCTATTATGAGGTATATAGAAACAAGCAAAACTGCTATTATGTCAAGCTGGCTCATTTCCATTTTGGTGAATAACAGGAGTATGCCGCCTGTATAAAGCGGATGGCGGACTATCCCGTAGGCGCCGCCTGTTATCAGTATATTTTTTGCTTTCTGCCGTATGCCCATGAATTCAAGGACATCCGTCTGGTAAGAAGCATAGACAAACATTCCGAGCGCGCCCAGGCGAATCAGGATAATGACAGGATAAAGACTTTCAGGAAGGCTATAAACAAGAGGAGTAGAACCTGTAAAACTTACCCATATAAAGAATGCAGGCGCAAATGTGAGAAAGCTGATAATCGTATACATTATCCTGTAAAAGCGGTATCCCTTTCCAAGCAGCTTCTCGCCCTTATCTTTGATATAATCTGCGGCAAGGAGGCTATGGAGCCCTGCAAAAACAAGGAAATAAAGTATGAAACTTATAATGATGTTCATTTTTTGCTGTCCAATCGTATAACTAAAAGATTATATAACCTGCCAATTATAGTGAATTATAAGGAGGTTAAATTATGGGCGTTGAAAAAGTAGGCGAGAAATACAGATGCAATATATGCGGCAACGAGGTCGTTGTGACAAAAGCAGGCGGAGGAGCGCTGGTCTGCTGCGGCGAGGATATGCAACTCATTGAATAGGGTTCAGGATACCATATCTCGCTATCCTGATTTACTCTGCCACCTTTTAAGTTTTGAAATGGTGGTTTTTGCCAAATTTTTTGCTTCCTTCTCCGGCATTTCCTCCAACGTTACCATGAAGCCAGCTACTTTTTCAATCATTTGCTGCATGGTAATATCGGGGTCTGTGAACTTCCCATTCTGGAAGCAGAATTTACAGTATTCTTTACTCATACTTCCATTCGTATTTATTCCAAAATCCTCTGGCTTGTTCATGGGCATGCCGCAGCTCTGGCAAAAGGGACCTTCCGGTAGTTTTGGTATTGCCATTTTCAACATCATTCGAACATCTTATCTACCCAATCTTCCATTGTCCAGTCAATCGCCTTGAAGAATGCCTCGATATAATCGGCTTTCTTAATTCCGTAGTCAACCATATATGCATGTTCAAACACATCCATGACTAGAAGAGGAGTTGCACCGCACAGATGTCCCCCATCGTGTTCATTTATCCAGGCATTAAAGAGCCGGTCAGCCCAATGGTCGTAATATAACATAACCCATCCTATGCCGCGCATGGCTCCGGTTGCCTTGAAATCCTTTTCCCAGTTCTCGTATGACCCGAAATCCGAAGCTATCTTCTTGTACAGGTTTGTACTTTTATCGATTGGTTCGCCGCCCTTCACTATATTGCCGAAATAGTACTCATGCAGCCGCATCCCGTTGAATTCCCAGCCAAACCGCCGCTTCAGTTCTGCATATTCCGGCGTTCCTGTCTTCCCGTCTTTTAGCATCGCATTCAGTGCATCAGTTAATTTATTTGTGTTCGTCACGTAGCCCTGGTATAGCGTGAAATGGTTTTTCAGCAACTGGTCGCTCAACCCTTTCGTGCCCAGCAGGCTATCGAAGTTTTTTGGTTCGTATGCCATATTGTAACACCCCGTAACTAAGTATGGCTTCGATGGTTTTTATAGTTTGTCACTTGGCATCAATTCAC
The DNA window shown above is from Candidatus Methanoperedens sp. and carries:
- a CDS encoding elongation factor EF-2; the protein is MGKRKKMVERVTALMDKPEFIRNIGTVAHIDHGKTTFSDNLLAGAGMISKELAGEQLFMDFDEEEQKRGITIDAATVSMVHEFEGKEYLINLIDTPGHVDFGGDVTRAMRAVDGAVVLVDAVEGAMPQTETVLRQALRENVKPILFINKVDRLINELKLTPQDMQMRLGAVIDKINKLIKGMKPDSYDELRLDAATGKVAFGSALNNWAISVPFMKKTGIGFKEVIEYCQADNQKELAEKAPLSAVMNDMIIRFLPNPIQAQKERIKVIWHGDKESEIGKSMINVDPNGKVALMVTDITTDPHAGEVASGRLFSGTIERGKELYISGMPNPNRVQSVGLFMGPERIEVEKVTAGNIIALTGLSDAIVGSTASTEKSMTPFESIRHVSEPVMTVAVEAKHMKDLPKLVEVLRQVAKEDPTLKVMINQETGEHLLAGMGELHLEIVAHRIQRDKHVEITTSKPIVVYRETVQGHAGPVEGKSPNRHNKFYMEVEPLSPAVIELIKNNEISMRQQEVERRDIMLKAGMTKDEAKGITHIYETNIFIDMTKGIQYLHETMELVLEGFEEVMKAGPMSREPVMGVKVKLMDAKLHEDAVHRGPAQVIPASRQAIQAAMLMAGATLLEPFQKVFIHVPQDQMGGAMREIQGRRGAILDMKSEGDTTIIEAKAPVAQLFGFSGDIRSATEGRALWSTEFAGFEPVPGNMLNEVVMSIRQRRGLKLEMPKPSDFISP
- the ygiD gene encoding 4,5-DOPA dioxygenase extradiol; its protein translation is MTGNTKENPHEEKMPVLFIGHGSPLNLILKNNFTRSLSKLGKNLPRPKAIMVISAHWLTEGTSVSCMEKPRTIYDFYGFPDELYEMEYPSPGSPGYAGFVKESIQKAQVKCSTDWGLDHASWAVLRHMYPEADIPVFEMSLDYSFNEWHPKPIRYHYELASELAGLRERGVLIIGSGNIVHNLGLIDFGNIDAKPYDWAVEFDEEVKYNLLNNNHKELINFQEMKGAALSVPTLDHYLPMIYAMALQVKNEPLKFTYEGFHYGSISMRCFQIG
- the rpsJ gene encoding 30S ribosomal protein S10; the encoded protein is MVQKARIRLSGTSPVTLDGICSQVKDIAVKTGVSISGPVPLPTKKLMVPCRKSPDGEGSATWDHWEMRVHKRLIDLDADERALRQLMRIQVPKDISIEIVLTT
- a CDS encoding isoprenylcysteine carboxylmethyltransferase family protein; the protein is MNIIISFILYFLVFAGLHSLLAADYIKDKGEKLLGKGYRFYRIMYTIISFLTFAPAFFIWVSFTGSTPLVYSLPESLYPVIILIRLGALGMFVYASYQTDVLEFMGIRQKAKNILITGGAYGIVRHPLYTGGILLLFTKMEMSQLDIIAVLLVSIYLIIGAFIEERRLLSVFGEEYRKYQQQVSMLIPVKRVMRMKSKC
- a CDS encoding zinc ribbon domain-containing protein, producing the protein MAIPKLPEGPFCQSCGMPMNKPEDFGINTNGSMSKEYCKFCFQNGKFTDPDITMQQMIEKVAGFMVTLEEMPEKEAKNLAKTTISKLKRWQSKSG
- a CDS encoding Fe-Mn family superoxide dismutase; the encoded protein is MAYEPKNFDSLLGTKGLSDQLLKNHFTLYQGYVTNTNKLTDALNAMLKDGKTGTPEYAELKRRFGWEFNGMRLHEYYFGNIVKGGEPIDKSTNLYKKIASDFGSYENWEKDFKATGAMRGIGWVMLYYDHWADRLFNAWINEHDGGHLCGATPLLVMDVFEHAYMVDYGIKKADYIEAFFKAIDWTMEDWVDKMFE
- a CDS encoding desulfoferrodoxin FeS4 iron-binding domain-containing protein → MGVEKVGEKYRCNICGNEVVVTKAGGGALVCCGEDMQLIE
- the tuf gene encoding translation elongation factor EF-1 subunit alpha, which codes for MMAEKPHLNLAVIGHIDHGKSTLVGRLLFETGAVPPHIIEKYKEEAKAKGKESFVFAWVMDSLKEERDRGITIDVAHQRFDTAKYYFTIVDCPGHRDFVKNMITGASQADAAILVCAAKEGVQSQTKEHVFLARTLGIQQLIIALNKMDEVNFDKARYDAVKAELGTLLKMVGYKPDEMNFIPTSAFKGDNLAKLSENTKWYTGPTLLAALDMLKEPEKPTSLPLRIPVQDSYTISGIGTVPVGRVETGKMKPGDKVIFMPAKAVGEVKSIEMHHQEIKEAIPGDNIGWNVRGVEKKDIRRGDVCGHPDKPPMVAEEFTAQIVVLQHPSAIAAGYTPVIHCHTAQVAGTITAILKKLDPKTGQVAQENPDFIKAGDAAIVIIKPTKPLCIEKVKDIPQLGRFAVRDMGMTIAAGMVQDIKPRL